From one Aeropyrum camini SY1 = JCM 12091 genomic stretch:
- a CDS encoding penicillin acylase family protein, with product MASRLGSVTLLFSALLTIALLILPLANPLLASLLDPKNGFVGGLGLEPPVGEFTLPPGVEGEARVYFDEAGIPYVHASSDEAAFYAVGWVHASLRLFQMDVFRRVGLGELSGLVGDAGLEADRTAATLGLRGFVDAEWRHIQENPEFEEVEKIVLAYSAGVNDYIEYALSTGRLPVEYRILGVKPSPWLPQDTLAMAKVLALMLSYGEEDLVLDRLVKRWGPDVIVDFDVVERSLNMPHAACSTATTWGAVTGLEGPYSPTLEVEERREPLHKPQPLNLGYTPDAESLARLAEHVMYMLSWATASNNWVVSGSLTSSGKPLLANDPHLSLTAPGIWLPIVISSPGYRLAGVTVPGVPLVVIGRNSSVAWGFTNVGSDFTDFYRYQWVDEDSYIYRGEVLDQEESSVETYVWDPLSRSYRVEEIRVARTIHGPVTERWGEKFAVAYTSARPTFEMVFLWLLNKAGSVVEALSAQRYFYGPPQNMVVADAEGNIAYSPIGAYPERAGLPTLETSQGPIVNTGFLPFNGSMGEGEWKGFKPYSGLPILLNPPEGFVATANSKPFSGSCWEGLGWDYADRFRTERIYKLLREKAREGPLEPGDMRSIQLDVQDLGLQTLVSLVTSVAESDARPGYENYLETLASWAGSPAMDADDYRPTLALLVSWYFARGFWEGLYGSEDHWRFLKVEYIEKALTAYLRGEDWVLKYFPDGVLEEIAYRSIDEAVETAEAYFASPKPEEWVYGEIHYYNPEHILSEVLGFGECPAPGGPFTVNVAPPGSVSPSRGVPVEAGPSVRLVADLSTSLLYMSLPGGSSGVPFSSFYDNLYWEYCEGGYHVLTLGGKPTTSARIVFGG from the coding sequence TTGGCTTCCCGGCTTGGAAGTGTTACCCTCTTATTCTCAGCCCTCCTCACCATCGCCCTCCTGATCCTCCCCCTTGCCAACCCTCTTCTCGCATCACTCCTCGACCCCAAAAACGGGTTTGTAGGGGGCTTGGGGCTCGAGCCGCCTGTAGGCGAGTTCACGCTCCCCCCGGGGGTTGAGGGGGAGGCGAGGGTTTACTTCGACGAGGCTGGTATACCATATGTACACGCGTCTAGCGACGAGGCCGCCTTCTACGCGGTTGGCTGGGTGCACGCTAGCCTAAGACTATTTCAGATGGACGTCTTTCGGAGGGTAGGCCTAGGAGAGCTCTCTGGCCTGGTGGGAGACGCGGGCCTGGAGGCGGACAGGACTGCCGCCACCCTGGGTCTCAGGGGCTTTGTTGACGCGGAGTGGAGGCACATACAGGAGAACCCAGAGTTCGAGGAGGTCGAGAAGATTGTTCTCGCATACTCCGCCGGGGTGAACGACTACATAGAATACGCCCTCAGCACGGGCAGGCTGCCTGTGGAATACAGGATTCTTGGTGTGAAGCCCAGCCCATGGCTACCCCAGGACACCCTGGCCATGGCCAAGGTCCTAGCCCTCATGCTATCCTACGGCGAGGAGGACCTCGTTCTCGACAGGCTAGTCAAAAGGTGGGGTCCCGACGTTATAGTGGACTTCGACGTTGTGGAGAGGAGTCTCAACATGCCCCACGCAGCATGCAGCACTGCAACAACCTGGGGTGCTGTCACCGGGCTGGAGGGGCCTTACAGCCCCACTCTCGAAGTGGAGGAGCGCCGGGAGCCGCTGCACAAGCCTCAGCCTCTCAATCTGGGATATACTCCAGACGCCGAGAGCCTGGCCAGGCTGGCTGAGCACGTCATGTACATGCTCTCCTGGGCTACAGCTTCCAACAACTGGGTAGTCTCGGGTAGTCTAACATCCTCCGGGAAACCACTACTAGCCAACGACCCCCACCTAAGCCTCACAGCACCCGGCATATGGCTGCCCATAGTGATATCCAGCCCAGGCTACAGGCTGGCCGGGGTGACGGTACCCGGTGTACCCCTGGTAGTCATAGGTAGGAACTCCAGCGTTGCATGGGGCTTCACAAACGTGGGAAGCGACTTCACCGACTTCTACAGGTACCAGTGGGTCGACGAGGACAGCTACATCTACAGGGGGGAGGTTCTAGATCAGGAGGAATCCTCCGTCGAGACCTACGTCTGGGACCCCCTCTCTCGGAGCTACAGGGTGGAGGAGATACGCGTGGCGAGGACTATCCACGGCCCAGTCACAGAGCGGTGGGGAGAAAAGTTCGCGGTGGCCTACACATCCGCCAGGCCGACTTTCGAAATGGTCTTCCTCTGGCTCCTGAACAAGGCGGGAAGCGTTGTGGAGGCTCTATCGGCTCAGAGGTACTTCTACGGTCCGCCGCAGAACATGGTAGTGGCCGACGCCGAGGGGAATATAGCGTACAGCCCCATAGGGGCCTACCCTGAGAGGGCTGGGCTACCCACACTGGAGACGAGCCAGGGACCTATAGTGAACACTGGCTTCCTCCCGTTCAACGGGAGCATGGGGGAGGGCGAGTGGAAGGGATTTAAACCCTACTCAGGCCTCCCCATCCTACTAAATCCTCCCGAGGGCTTCGTGGCTACAGCAAACAGCAAGCCCTTCAGCGGCAGCTGCTGGGAGGGCCTGGGCTGGGACTATGCGGACAGGTTTAGAACAGAGAGGATCTACAAGCTTCTCCGGGAGAAAGCTCGGGAGGGTCCTCTGGAGCCGGGCGACATGAGGAGTATCCAGCTAGACGTCCAGGACCTAGGGCTGCAGACCCTGGTAAGCCTGGTTACCTCTGTAGCCGAGAGTGACGCTAGGCCCGGTTACGAGAATTATCTAGAAACTCTGGCCAGCTGGGCCGGGAGTCCTGCTATGGATGCGGACGACTACAGGCCAACCCTGGCCCTCCTGGTGTCGTGGTACTTTGCCAGGGGCTTCTGGGAGGGGCTCTACGGCTCCGAGGACCACTGGAGGTTCCTGAAGGTGGAGTACATCGAGAAGGCTCTCACAGCATATTTACGGGGCGAGGACTGGGTGCTGAAGTATTTCCCTGATGGTGTGTTGGAGGAGATCGCTTACAGGTCTATAGACGAGGCTGTGGAGACTGCTGAAGCATATTTTGCGTCTCCCAAGCCGGAGGAGTGGGTATACGGCGAGATCCACTACTATAACCCCGAGCACATCCTCTCCGAGGTGCTAGGCTTTGGTGAATGCCCAGCGCCTGGGGGACCGTTTACGGTGAACGTGGCGCCCCCCGGCAGTGTCTCACCCAGCCGGGGGGTGCCTGTTGAGGCCGGCCCCAGCGTCAGGCTCGTGGCCGACCTCTCCACATCACTCCTCTAC
- a CDS encoding dipeptidase, whose product MTSPPIVDLHEDIAFYYTSMGAGQPLGGYGEDLEGRQADIPKYSRANVRIVFAAVFPEANVYQGGEGYPTPSSSRLLMLDQVKTYYSIARIHSVEIVEGWSQARKILEAPQWRLGLLLHLEGADPLVDALDLEVLYRLGFRSLGLTWNHDNRWAASCKTRRDYGLTVEGEELVKKAGELGVIVDLAHASDKTVADAASASPKPVIVSHANFRWKVDSPRNVGEEAVESVVSKDGVIGYSLISTLITRDRHPTLHDVARQIVEFVEVYGHRHLAIGTDYHGLLDIKPPAGLESIDKLPLLLKALGEAGLSDRQVEAVAYGNIARVLMEVLPEA is encoded by the coding sequence TTGACAAGCCCCCCCATTGTCGACCTCCACGAGGATATAGCATTCTACTACACCTCCATGGGAGCAGGACAGCCTCTCGGAGGATATGGCGAGGACCTGGAGGGGAGGCAGGCAGACATCCCCAAATACTCTAGGGCTAACGTGAGGATAGTGTTCGCCGCAGTATTCCCCGAGGCCAACGTATACCAGGGAGGAGAGGGTTACCCCACCCCCTCCTCCTCGAGGCTGCTTATGCTGGACCAGGTGAAGACATACTATTCGATAGCCCGCATCCATAGTGTAGAGATAGTCGAGGGTTGGAGCCAAGCCCGCAAGATCCTCGAGGCCCCCCAGTGGAGGCTGGGGCTCCTCCTACACCTGGAGGGGGCGGACCCCCTAGTGGACGCTCTAGACCTTGAAGTCCTCTACAGGCTCGGTTTCAGGAGCCTTGGACTCACATGGAACCACGACAACAGGTGGGCCGCCAGCTGTAAGACCAGGAGGGACTACGGCCTGACAGTCGAGGGGGAGGAGCTTGTTAAGAAGGCTGGGGAGCTGGGCGTGATAGTGGATCTGGCTCACGCCAGCGACAAGACTGTCGCAGACGCTGCTTCAGCTTCCCCCAAGCCTGTAATTGTGTCGCACGCCAACTTCAGGTGGAAGGTGGATTCCCCTAGGAATGTTGGTGAAGAGGCTGTTGAGTCCGTCGTGTCTAAAGATGGGGTGATAGGCTACTCCCTCATCTCAACCCTCATAACGAGGGACAGGCACCCTACACTCCATGATGTCGCCCGCCAGATAGTCGAGTTCGTGGAGGTCTACGGCCATAGACACCTAGCCATAGGCACTGACTACCATGGACTGCTCGACATAAAGCCGCCGGCAGGGCTAGAGTCGATAGACAAGCTCCCACTCCTCCTGAAAGCCTTGGGGGAGGCTGGCCTCTCTGATAGGCAGGTGGAGGCTGTAGCCTACGGCAACATAGCCAGGGTCTTGATGGAGGTCCTCCCGGAGGCCTGA
- a CDS encoding serine hydrolase, with translation MPPLPAELESFLLDKISRYRMPSLVLAAFRGGDKFYASYGYSSIEKGSPASVDTAYGIGSITKSFTALAILSLEEEGELSLDDPVGDHLGVRLEVEGEPITLEHLLTHTSGVPATAYAEALLRGFLGVRGYWKPYSRPWDAVLYLKRAIEEGWAVSRPGRRFFYLNEGYVALGIVVERSSGMSYEDYIRQLVFERLGMGGSGFIGDKLDHAATPYKPGDKLEPVPLPSGITADGGIMSTARDMLRYVESLARGEFRGFAERMEKPRVRVPWQALGGEAYGYGLIIYPDFSGGSLAGHGGSLLAYTAWMGYSTRLDSGVILLSNTTGYPLAAMGMAVLSSLARGSHLDPRPVRALEIVERLEGYYEGFDSSVAFNIRRVGTGLLVEPVGGVGPTMALAPRDIPGPGELESGEGSVVFTSPYMGGALDVEFTWRGDRVEALLERYRIVKRGPVRSYGG, from the coding sequence GTGCCTCCTCTCCCCGCGGAGCTCGAGTCTTTTCTCCTGGATAAGATTTCCCGCTACAGGATGCCTAGCCTCGTGTTGGCCGCGTTCAGAGGGGGAGACAAATTCTACGCCTCCTACGGCTACTCCAGCATAGAGAAGGGCTCTCCCGCTAGCGTTGACACAGCGTACGGTATAGGCAGTATAACGAAGTCGTTCACGGCGCTGGCCATACTCAGCCTCGAGGAAGAAGGGGAGCTCTCCCTAGACGACCCCGTGGGCGATCACCTGGGGGTCAGGCTCGAGGTTGAGGGGGAGCCGATAACGCTGGAGCACCTGCTAACACACACGTCGGGCGTCCCGGCCACAGCCTATGCTGAAGCACTCCTGAGAGGCTTCCTCGGGGTAAGAGGCTATTGGAAGCCCTACTCCAGGCCGTGGGATGCGGTGCTCTATCTCAAGAGGGCTATAGAGGAGGGGTGGGCCGTTTCTAGGCCTGGGAGGAGGTTCTTCTACCTGAACGAGGGGTACGTTGCCCTGGGCATCGTTGTTGAGAGGTCCTCGGGCATGAGCTACGAGGATTACATTAGGCAGCTTGTATTCGAGAGGCTGGGCATGGGGGGCTCGGGCTTCATAGGCGACAAGCTTGACCACGCTGCAACACCATACAAGCCCGGCGACAAGCTCGAGCCCGTGCCGCTCCCCTCCGGGATAACCGCTGACGGGGGTATAATGTCGACTGCAAGGGATATGCTGCGCTACGTGGAGAGCCTGGCCAGGGGTGAGTTTAGAGGTTTCGCAGAGAGGATGGAGAAGCCTAGGGTGAGGGTGCCGTGGCAGGCGCTAGGCGGCGAGGCCTACGGCTACGGCCTGATAATCTACCCAGACTTCTCGGGCGGTAGCCTGGCCGGCCATGGGGGGAGCCTCCTGGCCTACACGGCGTGGATGGGCTACTCAACCAGGCTTGACTCGGGGGTGATTCTACTCTCCAACACCACCGGCTACCCCCTTGCAGCTATGGGAATGGCGGTCCTCTCCTCCCTAGCCAGAGGCTCACACTTAGACCCCCGGCCTGTGAGGGCGCTCGAGATTGTGGAGAGGCTTGAGGGTTACTACGAGGGGTTCGACTCGAGCGTCGCATTCAATATAAGGAGGGTTGGAACGGGGCTTCTAGTAGAGCCGGTGGGTGGTGTGGGACCTACAATGGCCCTGGCGCCCCGCGATATACCTGGGCCTGGTGAGCTGGAGTCGGGTGAGGGTAGCGTTGTATTCACCTCGCCATACATGGGGGGTGCTCTCGATGTAGAGTTCACATGGAGGGGGGATAGGGTTGAGGCGCTTCTCGAGAGATACAGGATAGTCAAGAGAGGGCCGGTCAGGAGTTATGGAGGCTAG
- a CDS encoding glycosylase encodes MVNMRRSLAERFKEAVGSAEAERLRRRSTVDIARRLGYIRPENVELERGSTRRVVSFFNSTFRLSGDVIELFGRVVVGYYKYVSLIASLSLDLASMVSGGCSVCEERHTARPELLPGDWIDFWGAEDPRYTSVQKLDLLTYTGRTLAYYSSSVGQTFPVVAVRSKPGGEWVKEAYITLEPEEAPLAISIKNAFVVSYRGSLLVFYRVHDVSGRFHLLAGLSEGLPEGPISPLAPRSVWRIMDPSPFEEKIGWATPVNGYKGKSLIVLLHGVDTEQQVYRALAMELALEGGEMVLKAVTPEYIMEPSTVEERFGDRPYTIFPCGAWLVDGEVLVSYGAADTATGLASIPLDVLEERLDRGRTGY; translated from the coding sequence ATGGTTAACATGCGTAGGAGCCTGGCAGAGCGGTTTAAAGAAGCGGTCGGCAGCGCGGAGGCCGAGAGGCTTAGGCGTCGCTCTACAGTGGACATCGCCAGGAGGCTCGGCTACATTAGGCCCGAGAACGTGGAGCTCGAGAGAGGCTCTACCAGGAGGGTCGTGTCCTTCTTCAACTCCACTTTCAGGCTTAGCGGGGATGTGATCGAGCTGTTTGGGAGGGTTGTAGTGGGTTACTACAAGTATGTAAGCCTTATAGCAAGCCTTAGCCTCGATTTGGCAAGCATGGTTTCGGGCGGCTGTAGCGTGTGCGAGGAGAGACATACTGCGAGACCGGAGCTACTGCCGGGAGACTGGATAGACTTCTGGGGGGCTGAGGACCCTCGGTACACCAGCGTTCAGAAGCTTGATCTACTGACCTATACTGGGAGAACCCTTGCATACTACTCCTCCAGCGTCGGCCAAACTTTCCCTGTGGTTGCTGTCAGGAGCAAACCCGGCGGAGAGTGGGTTAAGGAGGCCTACATAACCCTCGAGCCCGAGGAGGCTCCTCTAGCGATAAGCATTAAGAACGCCTTCGTCGTGAGCTACCGCGGCAGCCTGCTAGTTTTCTACAGGGTGCACGACGTCTCCGGCAGGTTCCACCTTCTCGCTGGCCTATCGGAAGGCTTGCCTGAGGGTCCTATATCGCCCCTGGCTCCAAGGTCTGTGTGGAGAATCATGGATCCCTCCCCCTTCGAGGAGAAGATAGGCTGGGCGACGCCTGTGAACGGCTACAAGGGTAAGAGCCTCATCGTGCTGCTCCACGGGGTGGATACCGAGCAGCAGGTCTACAGGGCGCTCGCTATGGAGCTGGCCCTGGAGGGGGGTGAGATGGTTTTGAAGGCGGTGACGCCAGAGTATATTATGGAGCCGTCTACAGTGGAGGAGAGGTTCGGCGACAGGCCCTACACTATCTTCCCCTGCGGGGCCTGGCTCGTCGACGGCGAGGTCCTGGTCAGCTATGGAGCAGCAGACACTGCAACAGGCCTCGCCTCAATACCGCTAGACGTGTTGGAGGAGCGCCTAGACAGGGGTAGGACAGGCTACTAG
- a CDS encoding hotdog domain-containing protein codes for MASGCSRIFSVSDTVVSTLHIIMQSHANPLGILHGGNMIRWLVDAGTLAASKVVIGYPLLAGIDFIYLGKPVGVGETLAIFAWAPYAGRSSVEVGLAAYSLGRPGGRGLERVSTAHMTFVNVKPLDGSLKPYPHGSCIEAVDREEEGLVEAGLRMRRSRSERLSARERLRKTLYRLREPGPEPFEVESYRIVNPVDSVAYDVMHAGAMLYIVDELGAVAAMRNAEGIVVTGFVGPADFIAPMRVGEVLRMWARTAYVGRSSVEVLIRSASGFMGGVEARLTSEAYLTYISLDTSGRPVEVKPPRGWAPGEDALRRAEWRRQLIRSIDTGEVALEPPKRFLDMLMRGRRR; via the coding sequence TTGGCCAGCGGCTGCTCGAGGATATTTTCAGTCAGCGACACTGTAGTGAGTACCCTCCACATAATAATGCAGAGCCATGCTAACCCCCTTGGTATACTTCACGGGGGAAACATGATTAGATGGCTGGTGGATGCCGGGACTCTGGCGGCCTCTAAGGTGGTTATTGGATATCCCCTCCTCGCCGGAATAGACTTCATCTACCTCGGCAAGCCCGTGGGTGTGGGGGAGACGCTAGCCATATTCGCCTGGGCACCATATGCTGGGAGGAGCAGTGTGGAGGTTGGCCTTGCAGCATACTCCCTGGGGAGGCCGGGGGGGCGTGGGCTAGAGCGTGTTAGCACAGCCCACATGACATTCGTCAACGTGAAGCCTCTAGACGGGTCCCTCAAGCCATACCCTCACGGCTCGTGTATAGAGGCCGTTGACAGGGAAGAGGAGGGCCTTGTGGAGGCTGGCCTTAGGATGCGTAGATCCCGTTCTGAAAGGCTCTCAGCCAGGGAGCGCCTGAGGAAGACCCTCTACAGGCTCCGGGAGCCAGGGCCGGAGCCTTTCGAGGTCGAGTCCTATAGGATAGTTAACCCTGTAGACTCTGTAGCCTACGATGTCATGCACGCCGGGGCCATGCTGTATATTGTGGACGAGCTGGGGGCTGTTGCAGCCATGCGTAACGCCGAGGGCATAGTAGTCACCGGGTTCGTCGGCCCCGCCGACTTCATAGCCCCGATGAGGGTCGGGGAGGTCCTCCGTATGTGGGCTCGAACCGCCTACGTAGGGAGGAGTAGCGTTGAGGTCCTCATACGATCCGCCTCAGGGTTCATGGGCGGCGTCGAGGCCAGGCTAACCAGCGAAGCATACCTAACCTACATAAGCTTAGACACCTCCGGACGCCCCGTCGAGGTCAAACCGCCCAGGGGGTGGGCCCCGGGAGAGGATGCTTTGAGAAGGGCTGAGTGGAGGAGGCAGCTTATAAGGTCGATCGACACGGGCGAGGTCGCACTAGAGCCGCCCAAACGCTTCCTGGATATGCTCATGAGGGGGAGGAGGAGGTAG
- a CDS encoding uL15m family ribosomal protein — MVVRRRKKSRKLRGRTRTMSWGRIGQHRKSGSKGGYGAAGLGKHEWTWTIKYAPRWYGKKGFNPPRIRAGMVVRTINVGQLDEIASLLEAQGKAEKEDGKIVVNLEKLGIHKLLGEGRVARPLKVITPLASEPAIRKIEEAGGEVVVTRAPPEEAEEG, encoded by the coding sequence ATGGTTGTTAGGAGAAGGAAGAAGTCGAGGAAGCTCAGGGGCAGGACAAGGACGATGAGTTGGGGCAGGATAGGGCAGCATAGGAAGAGCGGGTCGAAGGGCGGCTATGGTGCGGCGGGTCTGGGCAAGCACGAGTGGACATGGACTATAAAGTATGCTCCAAGGTGGTACGGCAAGAAGGGATTCAACCCCCCCAGGATAAGGGCCGGGATGGTGGTGAGGACTATCAACGTCGGGCAGCTTGACGAGATAGCCTCCCTGCTCGAGGCACAGGGCAAGGCCGAGAAGGAGGATGGCAAGATAGTGGTCAACCTCGAGAAGCTTGGGATACACAAGCTCCTTGGAGAGGGGAGGGTAGCTAGGCCTCTAAAGGTGATAACCCCCCTAGCCTCCGAGCCCGCGATAAGGAAGATAGAGGAGGCTGGCGGCGAGGTGGTGGTAACAAGGGCTCCCCCCGAGGAGGCCGAGGAGGGTTAG
- the rpmD gene encoding 50S ribosomal protein L30 — protein MPLYAVIRIRGMVDVPPDINKALYLLRLRRRYTASIYHDSLPGFREMLRTVESWTTYGEIEKSVLEELLRRRGRITGDRPLTDEWVKENLGLSGLGELAEKLVAGELHYHRLEEKGVKPFFRLHPPRGGFKKSIKRMFRDGGELGYRGSAINQLILKML, from the coding sequence ATGCCTCTTTATGCGGTTATAAGGATAAGAGGGATGGTCGACGTCCCGCCTGACATAAACAAGGCACTGTATCTCCTAAGGCTGAGGAGGAGGTATACCGCATCGATATACCACGACAGCCTCCCAGGCTTTAGGGAGATGCTCAGGACTGTGGAGAGCTGGACCACCTACGGTGAGATAGAGAAGAGTGTGCTCGAGGAGCTTCTCAGGAGGAGGGGCAGGATAACTGGCGATAGGCCCCTCACAGACGAATGGGTTAAGGAGAACCTCGGGCTGAGCGGGCTGGGCGAGCTGGCTGAGAAGCTCGTGGCGGGCGAGCTGCACTACCACAGGCTCGAGGAGAAGGGGGTTAAACCGTTCTTCAGGCTACACCCTCCCCGCGGCGGCTTCAAGAAGTCTATAAAACGGATGTTCAGGGATGGAGGCGAGCTGGGATACAGGGGGTCAGCGATAAACCAGCTTATACTCAAGATGCTCTAG
- the rpsE gene encoding 30S ribosomal protein S5 has translation MSQRQADQAELEAWQPRTRVGRLVKEGRIKSIDEIFRRNLPILETEVVDYLLQGLDHEVIDVSIVQKMTDAGRITRFRAVVVVGNKDGYVGLGKGKARQFRFAIEKAIRNAKLNIIPVRRGCGSWECTCGEAHSVPFTVRGKSGSVEVILKPAPKGTGLVAGDVAKVVLRLAGISDVWTFTKGETRTSYNFARATYLALRNTYRFVTPADWAEARLRL, from the coding sequence GTGTCGCAGAGGCAGGCCGACCAGGCGGAACTGGAGGCTTGGCAGCCTAGGACCAGGGTCGGCAGGCTAGTTAAGGAGGGTAGGATAAAGAGTATAGATGAGATCTTCCGCAGGAACCTGCCGATATTGGAGACGGAGGTAGTGGACTACCTCCTACAAGGCCTCGACCACGAGGTTATAGACGTGAGTATAGTTCAGAAGATGACGGACGCTGGCAGGATAACCAGGTTCAGGGCTGTCGTTGTAGTTGGCAACAAGGACGGCTATGTCGGTCTAGGCAAGGGTAAGGCGAGGCAGTTTAGGTTCGCCATTGAAAAGGCCATCAGGAACGCTAAGCTCAACATAATACCTGTTCGAAGGGGCTGCGGGAGCTGGGAGTGCACATGCGGAGAGGCCCATAGCGTCCCCTTCACGGTTAGGGGGAAGAGCGGCAGCGTCGAAGTAATCCTAAAGCCCGCCCCCAAAGGCACCGGCCTTGTGGCAGGCGACGTCGCGAAGGTAGTCCTCAGGCTGGCGGGCATAAGCGACGTCTGGACGTTCACCAAGGGGGAGACAAGGACTAGCTACAACTTCGCGAGGGCCACCTACCTGGCTCTCAGGAACACTTACCGCTTCGTAACCCCTGCTGACTGGGCCGAGGCTAGGCTGAGGCTGTGA
- a CDS encoding 50S ribosomal protein L18, whose amino-acid sequence MGRGPRYRVPLRRRREGKTNYYRRFRLVKSGKPRMAVRISNEYVWVQFLEARIEGDRVIAAAHSRELAKKFGWKGDGNNTCAAYLTGYLAGLRALEKGVREAVLDVGLHKPVKGSRVFAALKGALDAGVEIPHSEEILPGEDRVRCEHIAQWAAALKDENAELYQRQFSRYLSRGFNPEDLPSHVEEVRKAIGETYKHVLEKTAAEAGEVEVKA is encoded by the coding sequence ATGGGCAGAGGGCCTAGGTATAGGGTGCCGCTTAGGAGAAGAAGGGAGGGTAAGACTAACTACTACAGGAGGTTCAGGCTTGTCAAGTCCGGAAAACCCAGGATGGCTGTGAGAATATCCAACGAGTATGTTTGGGTCCAATTCCTAGAGGCGAGGATAGAGGGTGACCGGGTGATAGCTGCTGCCCACAGCAGGGAGCTTGCCAAGAAGTTTGGCTGGAAGGGAGACGGGAACAACACATGCGCGGCATACCTCACAGGATACCTGGCTGGTCTAAGGGCGCTTGAAAAAGGTGTCAGGGAGGCGGTGCTGGATGTCGGTCTTCACAAGCCTGTGAAGGGGTCGCGAGTGTTCGCAGCCCTCAAGGGGGCGCTGGACGCTGGCGTCGAGATACCCCATTCCGAGGAGATACTCCCCGGGGAGGATAGGGTTAGGTGTGAGCATATAGCCCAGTGGGCTGCCGCTCTGAAGGATGAGAACGCCGAGCTCTACCAGCGACAGTTCTCGAGATACCTCAGCCGCGGCTTCAACCCAGAGGATCTGCCAAGCCATGTCGAGGAGGTGAGGAAAGCCATAGGAGAGACCTATAAGCATGTTCTAGAGAAGACGGCCGCCGAGGCTGGGGAGGTAGAGGTTAAAGCCTGA
- a CDS encoding 50S ribosomal protein L19e, with the protein MDYRFQRRLAAEILGVGESRIWINPDPELREEIEGAVTKADVRALIKRGVIRVIPEKGNAGHASRVRHMQRRKGRRRGMGRRKGVATARLDPKERWMHRIRKIRRYLRYLRDKQVIDRKTYRRLYMLAKGGTFRDLASLKRYMADRGIVPEEKIR; encoded by the coding sequence ATGGATTATAGGTTCCAAAGGAGGCTCGCAGCCGAGATTCTGGGAGTAGGGGAGTCGAGAATCTGGATAAACCCCGATCCGGAGCTCAGGGAGGAGATTGAGGGGGCGGTGACCAAGGCGGATGTTCGGGCTCTGATAAAGAGGGGCGTCATAAGGGTCATCCCTGAGAAGGGCAATGCAGGCCACGCTAGCAGGGTCAGGCATATGCAGAGGAGGAAGGGAAGGAGAAGGGGCATGGGAAGGAGAAAGGGCGTAGCCACCGCCAGGCTGGATCCGAAGGAGAGGTGGATGCACAGGATCAGGAAGATAAGGAGGTACCTCAGGTACCTTAGGGACAAGCAGGTAATAGACAGGAAGACTTACAGGAGGCTCTACATGCTGGCCAAGGGAGGCACTTTCAGAGACCTCGCCAGCCTGAAGAGGTACATGGCCGACAGGGGCATAGTTCCGGAGGAGAAGATAAGGTAG
- a CDS encoding 50S ribosomal protein L32e, producing the protein MSGGEPQSLDGALAARRSVLSAKRARERLKRIIASKSRRRFLRYLSWRFWKFERRDYWRKPKGNDNKMRLQLKGYPPIVKVGYRTPRSIRGLHPSGLEPVVVSSVKELEGLSPERHIVYIASGVGLRKKQEIKRAALEKGLRVAN; encoded by the coding sequence ATGAGCGGTGGAGAGCCGCAGAGCCTTGATGGTGCGTTGGCCGCGAGGAGGAGTGTGTTGTCCGCGAAGAGGGCGAGGGAGAGACTTAAGAGGATTATAGCATCGAAGAGCAGACGCAGGTTCCTGCGTTACCTTAGCTGGAGGTTCTGGAAGTTTGAGAGGAGGGATTACTGGAGGAAGCCTAAGGGTAACGATAACAAGATGAGGCTCCAGCTCAAGGGCTACCCGCCTATAGTGAAGGTGGGCTATAGGACCCCGAGGAGCATAAGGGGGCTACACCCGAGCGGGCTCGAGCCTGTTGTTGTCTCTTCCGTCAAAGAGCTGGAGGGCCTCAGCCCGGAGAGGCATATAGTGTATATTGCCTCCGGCGTGGGCCTACGTAAAAAGCAGGAGATCAAGAGGGCAGCCCTCGAGAAGGGGCTCCGTGTCGCCAACTAG
- a CDS encoding 50S ribosomal protein L6, producing MAKDVHVMERVDVPEGVTVSVEGMRVRVSGPKGEVERDFSHARGVLIRLEGNAVVVESFFARARQRALVGAIAGHIRNMIKGVQGGFRYKLKIMYSHFPINVKVDGDKFIISNFLGEKGLRIAKIMPGVKVEVKGSDVIVEGIDVEKVAQTAANIELATKVKDKDRRKFMDGIYIYEKEVLA from the coding sequence ATGGCTAAGGACGTGCATGTTATGGAGAGAGTTGACGTGCCTGAGGGCGTAACAGTATCTGTAGAGGGTATGAGGGTCAGGGTATCAGGCCCGAAGGGTGAGGTCGAGCGTGACTTCAGCCATGCCAGGGGAGTGCTCATAAGGCTGGAGGGTAATGCTGTCGTTGTCGAGAGCTTCTTCGCCAGGGCTAGGCAGAGGGCTCTCGTAGGCGCTATAGCGGGGCACATAAGGAATATGATAAAGGGTGTGCAGGGCGGCTTCCGCTACAAGCTTAAGATAATGTACAGCCACTTCCCGATAAATGTTAAGGTGGATGGCGACAAGTTCATAATTTCAAACTTCCTGGGAGAGAAGGGGCTGAGGATAGCCAAGATAATGCCTGGAGTGAAGGTGGAGGTTAAGGGTAGCGACGTTATAGTTGAGGGGATTGACGTGGAGAAGGTGGCCCAGACGGCGGCTAATATAGAGCTGGCGACGAAGGTTAAGGATAAGGATAGGAGGAAGTTTATGGACGGCATCTACATTTACGAGAAGGAGGTGCTTGCCTGA